The genomic segment NNNNtgtgtacccgaagtacaaaCGAAGTAACAGCTACCTCTGGTACAACAGAGGCAAATCCTGTCCTAGACCACCCCATGTTCTCCTCCTTCATGCATGACATTCTTGGTGGTTCGCGCCCAAGAGTGGTCACCGGGATTATAGCCAATTCCGATGCCAACAATTTGCCCTTCTCCAAGCCCAATAATCAAATCTTCCCAATAAATGTCGGAGTCCCTGTGAACACTATTAACAACGTTGTCAACAACAATAATTATCCATATCTTGTAGGCCTTAATGGtcaagaagaagctaacacaGTCCTCCAAAACAGTAGCAATAACAACATAGTAAATGGTGGGAACAGCCAACCTTTTGTAACAGCAGGCAGCTTCCTTCTGGCCTATCACTTCAACAGCTCATGTTTGGCTCCATTACTGTAGTTGACAATGAAATAACCGAGGGGCACGAATTGGGATCAGCCATTCTTGGCAGGGCACAAGGATTTTTACTTGACAAGCTCTTCTGATGGCACCAGCCATACATTAGCCTTGACAGCACTTTTTCATGGAGAACATGATCATGAAGTTGACCATTCCATTAGTTTCTTCGAAATTCGCAGAACAGCCACACCAATTTCTCACATTGCCATCACTGGAGGGACTGGCAAGTATGAGAATGCTAAAGGATATGCCACCATTGAGACACTTCCTCATGTGGATCAACATACGACTGATGGTGTAGAAACAATTACCCATTTCACTGTCTACCTCACGCCTTAGCATTCCTTCTAAATAAGGTATTTATTCACCATGTTGAGTTTTTCTGTATTTTTGAATCTTTACTTTACATATATTGAAGCATGTATTATGGTAAATTGCATCGTTGAGATTATGATTTATGTTAAAagccctttttcttttctttttttaataaccaTGGTGTCCAGGCCAGCTTGCGCTCACCTCAATTTATATTCAAGGCTCTTTAACTAAGTAAAAATGAATGAATCCAATTTGGATTTTCGTAAAACCTTTGTTATCAAGACATCAGTTATGCCTAGAAATTTATTCATACTGTACAACAGCCGAAGAAAAGTAGTCccaatgcaacaacaacaatatgccCAATGAATCCAACAATTGGGGCCTGGCAATCTTTGCACAGCCACATTGATAAATGTTAATAATGAAAGCCGAATCCCTTACTttcaaaaataaacaataaagaatagaAAGTGCATCCGCGGATTGGAGACAATCTTTCACCAAATGTGAAAAACTACTTCCAAAATGgaaagaacaaaaattgaatattaACATTCAACAACCAATTTTGTTCATAAGCCCTTTAAGTGTTGCTTTTATAGATAAATACAAGAAACTCGAGACAACAAAAATCGAAGAAATGCAAATCTATACAGTTTCAGTTTTTGCTCCTTTTAGCTTCCAATTTTGTGGCTTCTTTAAGAGCTTCTTGGGCATCATTCTCAATCCCAAGGATAAAGAGGCCGGCAGCTTGTAGGTAAAAGGAAGTTGGCCATTCGGGGAAAACCACCTGAGCTTGCATTGCATCGCCTAGAGCCTCTTGTGGCATATCGCTCATCAGATAACATAAGCAACGCCTGGCATGTACGGTTGGTGATACCATGGTCCCTCCATCAATGAACTATATTAAACAGAATATCATGTAAGCATTTCTTGTTTTACGACTGATAAAAGCAGTCGTCTTTTAGCCATTAAGATAACAAACATATTTCAGATCGTCAAACCTGTGTATAGCAGTCAATAGCAGTAATGAAATCCTTGGCTCGGAAAGCAGCATCCCCATGCTTCTTAGAATTCAAGGTTTCCTGCATCTGATTTGTCCACATTTGGAACGAAAGCTGCAACGaaatcacaaaataacaaaatcaagatCAAGTCGTTCCAATAAAAGTGAGACATGATTTATTTGTAGGGCTACTGAGATATGGAGATGGAAACACATAAACAAACAAACAGTACAAAATTACCACAACATTCAGATATCTTATATTGGCTTTATAGTCCTTTTATTTTACAATCAACAGACAAAGGATCTAAAACTTTACTATTATATCTGAAAGGATAACACATGGTCTTAATAATGACACGCGGTAGGGCCGGTTACTATTTGATGGAAAAAGAAACCAAATGAGTAAAATTAAAAGGCAAAACATAGTGGACTCTTTTTTGGTAATAATTAGAGGAAGAAGCATGATATTAAAGTTGGATCATTAGCCTCTTACTTACCTCCTTCAACGAGGCATTATTCTCTTAGATCTTCTTTTGGGCAGGAGGGGGAAAGGAGAAGGTAAATTTTCTGTCTCTAAAATTAACCTTTTAAAAGTGGTCTCTTCTCAAGATTACCATGATAAGAAACTATGTAACAATATAGAAACAAAGATGATCGATACTACTAATGAATAGTGAAATTGTGTAAAGAAGAGGAATACCTCATTGGCGATTCCTTCATCATCCTTGTACCCAGTCTTTTCCAATATTTCATGAAGGGCAGTAAGATCCTTTCTCAAACATGCTTCACCCATTGGTGTCAATAATAATGGTTGAGGTGGGGTTGAAGTTCCATGTGGAATGCCCAACAAAACATGTGACGGTACCTGGATTATATCAATGGCAAACATGGGCTCCAAGCAttatataaaacaaaattaagGAGGAATATGTGGCGATTGAGATACAGTATGCGCTTCATTGTTGACTAAATAGAAAATACGAGACGGAAAAAGACATGGGAGATATATCTACGCTATAGTAACAGAATCAACCTTACTAAAGTATGATCCTCGACAACCAAATAACAAAATGCACAAAGGAGGTATTCATCTGTAAGGTATTAATCCATTTTTGATCTCATAAATGAAAGACGGCAGGTAGCAGTACTTTAAATGATTCCATGATCTGTAAGCAAGTCATACCTCTGTTTCTTTCTGAAGAGACATAAGTGAAGTGACGAGAGATTTTGCATTTGGCCTCTCACGTGCCTCATACTGTAAACAACGTGTGGCTAGCCGAACAAGTTCAGTTCCATCATCATTAGAAAAATAACCCTCCAAACAAGAATCCATAAGCATCAAAAAGTTCTTCCCCCGAATTAGATCAAGTGCCTACAACAAGATAAAAGAAACAGCGGTTCTTCAAGTTTAGGAACTCAAACAATAGAGTTGATAAACAAAGTTCAATTTGTACATGTTTCCATATAGTGCACATCCTTAGGTCCAAGAATCTTTCGCAACTTACATGGCTAGGAGGAATATGTTTTCCACTCAAAAGATCTAGCAACATTGTTCCAAAGCTGTAAACTACACTTTCAGGGGTCACTCTTCCTGCCAACCATAAGCTCGTTTCAACTTTCACTTCAACAGAATTGACGAAGAGACCATAGTGCAATACTAAAAGGAATGCCTGAACTAATTTGTAAATTATTTAAGCAGATCTTTCTTGACACTAAAGCTTTGTGGTAAACAACAAAAAGCCATCTCAAGTCCCCGATGCGGAACACCCAACACTTGGATTGAGAAAAAAATAGCTTAAAGAAATCATATTTGACCTGTTTTCAAGTACTCCGGGGGAGTGAAAGCCAAGTTTGTACTATAACTCTTCCCATCTCTACTGTTCTTCATCAGGCCAAAGCATGAGAGTCTAGGATTACCATCCTGTGAAAACACTAACCAATATAAGAGCACTA from the Capsicum annuum cultivar UCD-10X-F1 chromosome 9, UCD10Xv1.1, whole genome shotgun sequence genome contains:
- the LOC107842871 gene encoding serine/threonine-protein kinase BSK5; translation: MGARCSKFSFCWWHSHLKPSLLDSSDLENGGKNEKNAFPAFTEFSLDELKMATNGFSSENIVSEHGEKAPNVVYKGVLENGRWVAVKRFNRSAWPDSRQFLDEARAVGNLRSERLANLIGCCCEGEEKLLVAEFMPNETLAKHLFHWENQHMKWAMRLRVAFYLAQALDYCSSKGRALYHDLNAYRILFDQDGNPRLSCFGLMKNSRDGKSYSTNLAFTPPEYLKTGRVTPESVVYSFGTMLLDLLSGKHIPPSHALDLIRGKNFLMLMDSCLEGYFSNDDGTELVRLATRCLQYEARERPNAKSLVTSLMSLQKETEVPSHVLLGIPHGTSTPPQPLLLTPMGEACLRKDLTALHEILEKTGYKDDEGIANELSFQMWTNQMQETLNSKKHGDAAFRAKDFITAIDCYTQFIDGGTMVSPTVHARRCLCYLMSDMPQEALGDAMQAQVVFPEWPTSFYLQAAGLFILGIENDAQEALKEATKLEAKRSKN